One region of Hymenobacter sediminicola genomic DNA includes:
- the mutM gene encoding DNA-formamidopyrimidine glycosylase, producing MPELPEVETYRRFLDEILVGQTIVALEVKDAHVLATDEVTLRKALSGRRVAATRRLGKNCFLELDSGQVLALHFGMTGDVGAYRDETDAPRFTRVALHLADGLRVAFIDPRKFGRIRLTESVAQYQKAKKLGPDALDITAQQLQAALGARKPLVKPLLLDQSITAGLGNWIVDEVLFQAKIHPERRACTLTEAEFKALHAAIQLVLTTAIRHEATYRHFPASFLIHAREWDTSATPNTDNHIYCPIHPKTKIAKSYVGGRATYVCPKCQPAPSDNK from the coding sequence ATGCCCGAATTACCCGAAGTCGAAACCTACCGCCGTTTTCTGGATGAAATTCTCGTTGGCCAAACTATTGTGGCCCTGGAAGTAAAGGATGCTCATGTGCTGGCTACGGACGAAGTGACGCTGCGCAAAGCCCTGAGCGGCCGCCGCGTGGCGGCAACACGCCGGCTCGGCAAAAACTGTTTTCTGGAACTGGACAGCGGCCAAGTGCTAGCCCTGCATTTCGGCATGACCGGCGACGTAGGTGCCTACCGCGACGAGACAGATGCGCCTCGTTTTACCCGCGTGGCCCTGCACCTTGCGGATGGCTTGCGCGTAGCCTTTATTGATCCACGCAAGTTTGGCCGCATCCGCCTCACCGAAAGTGTGGCGCAGTACCAAAAGGCTAAAAAACTAGGACCTGATGCGCTGGACATTACAGCACAGCAATTGCAGGCCGCATTGGGTGCCAGAAAGCCGCTAGTCAAGCCGCTGCTCCTCGACCAAAGCATCACGGCGGGACTGGGAAATTGGATAGTGGATGAAGTGCTGTTCCAAGCGAAGATTCATCCGGAGCGGCGAGCCTGCACGCTGACTGAAGCGGAGTTTAAGGCTCTGCATGCTGCTATTCAACTGGTGCTGACTACCGCAATCCGACATGAAGCCACCTATCGGCACTTCCCGGCCTCTTTCCTCATTCACGCACGTGAGTGGGATACTTCAGCAACTCCAAACACGGATAATCATATTTACTGCCCTATTCATCCAAAAACAAAAATAGCAAAAAGCTATGTAGGTGGCAGAGCTACGTATGTGTGTCCTAAATGCCAACCAGCCCCGTCCGATAATAAATAG
- a CDS encoding sulfite exporter TauE/SafE family protein, with product MISAFTLALLCLFAFLAGFIDAIVGGGGLVQLPALLILLKGTPVPTIFGTGKVSSLMGTAAALRSYAGKVPIRWRAVGVAAGVAGVFSFLGARVVSQLPQELLPPLVLGLLVVIALYTFWRKDFGSIHAPRLPASREPLYGALIGLIIGFYDGFFGPGTGSFLLFAFVGLFGYDFITSSASAKLVNVATNLAALAYFAYTGQILWAVALPMAASNIIGSTLGAQLALRHGTGFVRVLFLVVVSAFILKLSLQVFDVQW from the coding sequence ATGATTTCTGCTTTTACCCTCGCCCTCCTGTGTCTGTTTGCCTTTCTGGCTGGTTTCATCGATGCCATTGTGGGCGGCGGGGGCCTGGTGCAGCTGCCGGCTCTGCTGATTCTGCTGAAAGGCACGCCGGTGCCCACCATTTTCGGAACGGGAAAAGTATCGTCGCTGATGGGAACAGCCGCCGCGCTGCGCAGCTACGCGGGCAAAGTGCCCATCCGGTGGCGGGCCGTGGGCGTGGCGGCCGGCGTGGCGGGGGTGTTTTCGTTTCTGGGGGCGCGGGTGGTCAGCCAGCTGCCGCAGGAGCTGCTGCCGCCGCTGGTGCTGGGGTTGCTGGTCGTTATTGCCCTCTACACGTTCTGGCGCAAGGATTTCGGCTCTATTCATGCGCCGCGCCTGCCCGCCAGCCGGGAGCCGCTTTATGGCGCGCTAATCGGCCTGATTATCGGGTTCTACGACGGCTTTTTCGGTCCCGGCACCGGCTCCTTCCTGCTATTCGCCTTCGTGGGCCTGTTCGGCTACGACTTCATCACCTCTTCGGCTTCCGCCAAGCTGGTGAACGTGGCTACCAACCTGGCGGCCCTGGCCTATTTCGCCTACACCGGCCAGATTCTGTGGGCGGTGGCGCTGCCCATGGCGGCTAGCAACATCATCGGTTCCACGCTGGGGGCCCAGCTGGCGCTGCGCCACGGCACGGGCTTCGTACGGGTGCTGTTTCTGGTCGTCGTCAGTGCCTTTATCCTGAAGCTGAGCCTGCAGGTGTTCGACGTGCAGTGGTAA
- a CDS encoding MDR family MFS transporter, with translation MTENLTQRQKMLTFAGVLLAMFLGSLDQTIVSTALPRIVADLNGLDRFTWVATAYLVASTALVPIYGKLADTYSRRKIEIGAVSIFLIGSMLCGLAGEFGPLPLLGDGMNQLVVFRAIQGLGGAGLFAMAFIVIADLFPPSERGRYQGFTGAVFGTSSVLGPFLGGFLTDNGSDWIPGVAGWRLVFYVNLPLGLLALWFIVTQMPALRPSGKPRTIDYLSGLLLVTGLVPLVIGLQLNKEEYGWTSPVTLGLLAVAVASLVLFVVRSLRHENPILDFGLFRNHVFRTANAALFLLGGAFLGIIIFEPLFMVNVLGVSATKAGVSLIPLSMGVVAGSLLAGQMVSRFGHYKRWMLGGIVVLLGGLSLLATMPATVSYGQVLGYLLLCGLGLGPTMPLYTLAIQNAIEPHLLGQATSASQFFRQIGGAITASILGAILTLTLAHSLPVSAATSSSAQQTVVSEGPVLPAGAATAAASPATQAAFSKAISRVYLFNIFLVLGGLVMTLFVPELPLRKSNAPGTPIPAAE, from the coding sequence ATGACCGAAAACCTAACGCAGCGGCAGAAGATGCTCACTTTTGCCGGTGTGCTGCTGGCCATGTTCCTGGGCTCCCTCGACCAGACCATTGTCAGCACGGCCCTGCCGCGCATCGTGGCCGACCTGAACGGGCTGGACCGTTTTACCTGGGTGGCTACGGCCTATCTGGTGGCCAGCACGGCCCTGGTACCCATCTACGGCAAGCTGGCCGACACCTACTCGCGCCGCAAGATTGAAATTGGGGCCGTCAGCATCTTTCTGATTGGGTCGATGCTGTGCGGGCTGGCCGGCGAGTTTGGCCCCTTACCCCTGCTCGGCGACGGCATGAACCAACTGGTAGTCTTCCGGGCTATCCAAGGGCTGGGCGGCGCAGGGCTGTTTGCCATGGCCTTCATCGTCATTGCCGACCTGTTTCCGCCGTCCGAGCGGGGCCGCTACCAAGGGTTTACGGGCGCGGTATTTGGCACGTCGTCGGTGCTGGGTCCGTTTCTGGGTGGTTTCCTGACCGACAACGGTTCCGACTGGATACCAGGCGTGGCTGGCTGGCGGTTGGTGTTCTACGTGAACCTGCCGCTGGGCCTGCTGGCGCTTTGGTTCATTGTGACGCAGATGCCCGCCCTGCGCCCTAGCGGCAAGCCCCGCACCATCGACTATCTATCGGGGCTACTGTTGGTGACGGGGCTGGTGCCGCTGGTTATAGGGCTACAACTCAACAAAGAAGAGTACGGCTGGACTTCGCCCGTGACGCTGGGGCTACTGGCTGTGGCCGTTGCGTCGCTGGTGTTGTTTGTGGTGCGCAGTCTGCGCCACGAGAATCCGATTCTGGACTTCGGGCTGTTTCGCAACCACGTATTCCGCACGGCCAACGCGGCGCTTTTTCTGCTGGGCGGGGCATTTCTAGGCATTATCATTTTCGAGCCCCTGTTCATGGTCAACGTACTGGGTGTATCGGCTACCAAAGCCGGCGTGAGCCTGATTCCGCTGTCGATGGGGGTAGTGGCAGGTTCGTTGCTGGCTGGCCAGATGGTGTCGCGCTTCGGGCACTACAAGCGCTGGATGCTGGGCGGAATAGTGGTGCTGCTGGGTGGCTTGTCGTTGCTGGCTACCATGCCAGCAACGGTCAGCTACGGGCAGGTGCTGGGCTATCTGCTGCTGTGCGGCCTAGGCCTGGGCCCCACCATGCCACTCTATACGCTGGCTATCCAGAATGCCATTGAACCCCATTTGCTGGGGCAGGCCACGTCGGCCAGTCAGTTTTTCCGGCAGATAGGCGGTGCCATTACCGCTTCTATTCTAGGCGCTATTCTCACGCTCACCCTGGCTCATAGTCTGCCAGTCAGTGCGGCCACGTCTTCGTCAGCGCAACAGACGGTTGTATCGGAGGGCCCGGTTTTGCCAGCTGGGGCTGCTACGGCCGCGGCCTCCCCCGCAACGCAGGCCGCTTTTTCCAAAGCCATTTCGCGGGTGTATCTGTTCAACATCTTTCTGGTGCTTGGCGGGCTGGTGATGACGCTTTTCGTGCCCGAACTGCCTCTGCGAAAATCCAACGCCCCGGGCACCCCGATACCGGCGGCCGAGTAG
- a CDS encoding TonB-dependent receptor — MSRPFPFLLLLSLPLAGFSHASLAAKAEELRLNVPANGADDAARRGWITGRVADANGQAVEGVTVALKGTSYGASTQANGSFRLAAQAGSYQLVVSSIGYATQEIAVTVTGGETVSVPAFVLAASSQALTEVTVTGQKSLNQRAVTVGKLPVASLDLPQSAVTVEREVLEQQQVLRLSDALVNVSGLYVTSTTGGTQEELGSRGFAYGSNNTFKNGVRFNNGIMPEASSLERMEVLKGSAAILYGNVAAGGVLNLVTKKPQFERGGSVGLRVGSFGFWKPTVDVYGAIGDSKKAAFRLNGTYEQGNSYRDEVKSDRVYVNPSVLLELSPNTTLVLEGDYLRDNRTPDYGIGAINYEIPESRTRFLNVAGANNATTQTSSTATLTTRLNNAWSLRGVAGFQRYDNNLRSAGRPTSIVSTPGATYGNWTRGLQRSQTSENYYLAQLDLTGTFNTGFLGHTLLVGADADQYETTTTAYTNPESATRPNTAVSAYDVINILDPSKELAQPAERLTSFDQLVRNSLTKGNTRRAGFYVQDLLSVSEKVKVLAGVRWSYQETPSDVFNYNTVANRNSKIADTYVENRRYDNAFSPRLGLVYQPIKTSSVFASYSNSFTPNTGIDTDGNTLRPSIIEQYEVGIKNDLFKGALSANVTAYKIVNSDQSQTIQPGAPNFNESRPTAQELAGEVTSKGVEVDIQSKPMLGWSLITGYSYNHTSYTKSNTYENGSRLRYNPAHTANLSLFYNFNSAFGESTFLRGLNAGITTYYVGDKLAGRNTRLTVPNDAYRLISIPNYVLFDASLGYTYDRVAVRVKLANILDELSYNLHDDNSVNPIAPRNFSATVSYKL; from the coding sequence ATGTCCCGACCCTTTCCGTTTCTGTTGCTGTTGTCTCTGCCACTTGCTGGTTTTTCTCATGCTTCATTGGCAGCAAAGGCTGAGGAGTTGCGGTTGAATGTGCCAGCAAACGGAGCGGACGATGCGGCCCGCCGCGGCTGGATCACCGGACGAGTAGCGGATGCCAATGGACAGGCAGTAGAAGGCGTAACCGTGGCCCTGAAGGGTACTTCGTATGGTGCCAGCACCCAAGCAAATGGCAGCTTCCGTCTGGCAGCCCAGGCAGGCTCATATCAATTGGTTGTGAGCAGCATTGGGTATGCCACGCAGGAAATAGCTGTGACTGTAACGGGCGGCGAAACCGTTTCTGTCCCGGCTTTCGTGCTGGCGGCCAGCAGCCAGGCGCTTACCGAAGTAACCGTAACGGGCCAGAAGTCGCTGAACCAGCGAGCCGTAACGGTTGGCAAACTGCCCGTAGCCTCGCTTGATCTGCCGCAGAGCGCTGTAACCGTGGAGCGCGAAGTACTGGAGCAGCAGCAAGTACTGCGCCTCTCTGATGCCCTCGTGAACGTGAGCGGCCTATACGTGACCAGCACCACCGGCGGCACGCAGGAGGAATTGGGCAGCCGGGGCTTTGCGTACGGCTCGAACAACACCTTTAAGAACGGGGTGCGCTTCAACAACGGTATCATGCCAGAAGCCAGCTCGCTGGAGCGTATGGAAGTGCTGAAAGGCAGCGCGGCCATCCTGTATGGCAACGTAGCAGCAGGCGGCGTATTGAACCTCGTGACCAAGAAACCGCAGTTTGAGCGTGGCGGCTCGGTGGGTCTGCGAGTGGGCAGCTTTGGGTTCTGGAAACCTACCGTGGACGTGTACGGCGCCATCGGCGACAGCAAGAAAGCAGCCTTCCGCCTGAATGGCACTTACGAGCAGGGCAACAGCTACCGCGACGAAGTAAAATCGGACCGGGTGTATGTGAACCCCTCGGTGCTGCTGGAGCTGAGCCCCAACACCACGCTGGTACTGGAAGGCGACTATCTGCGCGACAACCGCACCCCAGACTACGGCATTGGCGCCATCAACTATGAGATTCCGGAGTCGCGTACCCGCTTTCTGAACGTGGCCGGTGCGAACAATGCCACCACTCAAACCAGCAGCACCGCCACCCTCACCACTCGCCTCAACAACGCCTGGAGCCTGCGCGGAGTTGCCGGTTTCCAGCGCTACGACAACAACCTGCGCAGCGCCGGGCGCCCGACTAGCATCGTCAGCACGCCTGGTGCTACTTATGGCAACTGGACCCGCGGCCTGCAACGCTCCCAAACCTCCGAGAACTACTACCTAGCCCAACTGGACCTGACCGGTACGTTCAACACGGGCTTCCTGGGCCACACCTTGCTGGTTGGTGCTGATGCCGACCAGTATGAGACAACGACAACGGCCTATACCAATCCGGAGTCGGCGACCCGGCCTAACACGGCCGTTTCAGCCTACGATGTCATCAACATTCTGGACCCCAGCAAAGAACTCGCGCAGCCAGCTGAGCGCCTGACTAGCTTCGACCAGCTGGTGCGCAACTCCCTGACGAAAGGCAACACCCGCCGGGCCGGTTTCTACGTGCAGGACCTGCTCAGCGTGAGTGAGAAGGTGAAAGTGCTGGCTGGTGTGCGCTGGAGCTACCAGGAAACGCCCAGCGACGTGTTCAACTACAACACGGTAGCAAACCGCAACAGCAAAATTGCCGACACCTATGTGGAAAACCGCCGCTACGACAACGCGTTTTCGCCACGTCTGGGCTTGGTGTATCAGCCGATTAAGACGTCTTCGGTGTTTGCTTCCTACTCGAACTCGTTTACGCCGAATACCGGTATTGACACCGATGGCAACACGCTCCGCCCATCTATTATTGAGCAGTATGAGGTAGGCATCAAGAACGACCTGTTCAAAGGCGCGCTGTCGGCCAACGTAACGGCCTACAAGATTGTGAACAGCGACCAGTCGCAGACCATCCAGCCGGGTGCGCCTAACTTCAATGAAAGCCGCCCAACGGCGCAGGAACTGGCCGGTGAAGTGACCAGCAAAGGCGTGGAAGTAGACATCCAGAGCAAGCCAATGCTCGGCTGGAGCCTGATTACGGGCTACAGCTATAACCACACGTCCTACACCAAGAGCAACACCTACGAGAACGGCAGCCGCCTGCGCTACAACCCGGCTCACACGGCCAACCTAAGCCTGTTCTACAACTTCAACAGTGCCTTTGGCGAAAGCACCTTCCTGCGCGGCCTGAACGCTGGTATCACTACCTACTATGTTGGCGACAAGCTGGCCGGCCGCAACACCCGCCTGACAGTTCCCAACGATGCGTACCGCCTCATCAGCATTCCAAACTACGTGCTGTTCGACGCTTCACTGGGCTACACCTACGACCGGGTTGCGGTGCGCGTGAAGCTGGCCAACATTCTGGATGAGCTGAGCTATAACCTGCACGACGACAACAGCGTGAATCCTATTGCGCCGCGCAACTTCTCGGCTACCGTGAGCTACAAGTTGTAA
- a CDS encoding radical SAM protein — MPERPYTYYDFTLSLCPHCLRRVEAKIVFEDGGVYMLKRCPMHGRQRVLIATDIEYYKNIRNYVKPSETPRRFNTATHYGCPYDCGLCADHEQHSCLTVIEITDRCNLTCPTCYAESSPLHGRHRTLEEVEAMVDVLVENEGEPDVVQISGGEPTLHPQFWEILDMCKRKPIKHLMVNTNGVRLAKDEAFVARLATYEGAFEVYLQFDSFKKEALESLRGRDLRDVRKQALEHLNKYNLSTTLVVTLQKGLNDDEMGEVIDYALQQRCVRGVTFQPTQAAGRLENFDPATDRLTLTETRQRIIDQSLFTAEDLLPVPCNPDALVMGYALKLGGEVFPLTRYVQPAELLQSGGNTIVYEHDPRLRQHLLKLFSTANTVDTITPELNQLLCCLPTIQAPNLKYENLFRVIILQFMDAWNFDVRAIKKSCVHIVSKDLKIIPFETMNLLYRDEEKLARLQELRDIPVL, encoded by the coding sequence ATGCCCGAACGTCCTTATACCTACTACGACTTCACCCTGAGCCTGTGCCCGCACTGCCTGCGGCGGGTGGAAGCCAAAATCGTGTTTGAAGATGGCGGCGTGTACATGCTCAAGCGCTGCCCCATGCACGGCCGGCAGCGCGTGCTCATTGCCACCGACATCGAGTACTACAAGAACATCCGCAACTACGTGAAGCCCAGTGAAACGCCGCGCCGCTTCAACACCGCCACCCACTACGGCTGCCCCTACGACTGCGGCCTCTGCGCCGACCACGAGCAGCACAGCTGCCTCACCGTCATCGAAATAACGGACCGTTGCAACCTGACGTGCCCCACCTGCTACGCCGAAAGCAGCCCTCTGCACGGCCGGCACCGCACCCTAGAAGAGGTGGAAGCCATGGTGGATGTGCTGGTGGAAAATGAGGGAGAGCCCGACGTGGTGCAGATATCCGGCGGAGAACCCACGCTGCACCCGCAGTTCTGGGAAATTCTGGACATGTGCAAGCGCAAACCCATCAAGCATCTGATGGTGAATACCAACGGCGTGCGGCTGGCTAAAGACGAAGCCTTTGTGGCCCGACTGGCGACTTACGAGGGCGCATTTGAGGTGTACCTGCAGTTCGATTCGTTCAAGAAGGAAGCCCTGGAAAGCCTGCGCGGCCGCGACCTGCGCGACGTGCGCAAGCAGGCCCTCGAACACCTCAACAAGTACAACCTCAGCACCACGCTGGTGGTCACGTTGCAAAAGGGCCTCAACGATGACGAAATGGGTGAAGTCATCGACTATGCCCTGCAGCAGCGCTGCGTACGTGGTGTCACGTTTCAGCCTACCCAGGCCGCCGGCCGCCTCGAAAATTTCGACCCCGCCACTGACCGCCTCACCCTCACCGAAACCCGCCAGCGTATCATCGACCAAAGCCTGTTTACGGCCGAAGACCTGCTGCCCGTGCCCTGCAACCCCGATGCGCTGGTGATGGGCTACGCCCTGAAACTGGGCGGCGAGGTGTTTCCGCTCACGCGCTACGTGCAGCCGGCCGAACTGCTGCAAAGCGGCGGCAACACCATTGTGTATGAGCACGACCCGCGCCTGCGCCAGCACCTGCTCAAGCTATTCAGCACCGCTAACACCGTGGACACCATCACGCCGGAACTGAACCAGCTGCTGTGTTGCCTGCCCACCATCCAGGCCCCCAACCTCAAGTACGAAAACCTGTTCCGCGTCATCATCCTGCAATTCATGGATGCCTGGAACTTCGACGTGCGCGCCATCAAGAAGTCCTGCGTCCATATCGTGAGCAAAGACCTGAAGATTATTCCCTTCGAAACCATGAATCTGCTCTACCGCGACGAAGAAAAGCTAGCCCGCCTGCAGGAACTGCGTGATATTCCGGTGCTGTAG
- a CDS encoding membrane-binding protein translates to MTLHPRLLRRFAGSLLAGWLFLAGSASAQSVSTQRDVLREITDVVGLKPRFELLATSQVQNAAAVVYSGKRYLLYNPKFVSAVNRAGRTDWAGISILAHEMGHHLNGHTLRPGGSNPADELEADEFSGFVLRKMGASLSQAQAGMAVVSDEEASPTHPGRTTRLQAINEGWQRASQQIVASSRNTAPSAAPAVVYNRPAPAPVVATTNRVSQASNMIGRITFRSNPDELYYLTSHLNIVRLDQQDRTAQVVGRLTRSDSAAFPYVLVDAQQRRLFVSAAGGVFDKNGQQVAMLSDPS, encoded by the coding sequence ATGACGCTTCACCCCCGCCTTCTTCGTCGCTTTGCCGGCTCGCTGCTGGCCGGGTGGCTGTTTCTTGCTGGCTCGGCCAGCGCCCAGTCTGTTTCTACCCAGCGCGACGTGCTGCGCGAAATCACCGATGTGGTAGGCCTTAAACCTCGTTTCGAGCTGCTGGCTACTTCGCAGGTGCAGAATGCGGCTGCCGTAGTGTATAGCGGCAAGCGCTACCTGCTCTACAATCCCAAATTTGTGTCGGCAGTGAACCGGGCCGGCCGCACCGACTGGGCCGGTATCAGCATTCTGGCGCATGAAATGGGCCACCACCTCAATGGTCACACGCTGCGCCCAGGCGGCTCCAACCCTGCCGATGAGTTGGAAGCCGATGAATTTTCCGGTTTCGTGCTGCGCAAAATGGGCGCCAGCCTGTCGCAGGCCCAGGCCGGCATGGCCGTGGTATCGGACGAGGAAGCATCTCCTACGCATCCTGGCCGCACTACCCGCCTGCAAGCCATTAATGAGGGCTGGCAGCGAGCCAGCCAGCAGATTGTGGCCAGCAGCCGCAATACCGCGCCTTCGGCGGCTCCGGCCGTGGTCTACAACCGGCCGGCCCCGGCTCCGGTAGTGGCCACCACCAACCGCGTCAGCCAGGCCAGCAACATGATTGGCCGTATCACCTTCCGCAGCAACCCCGATGAGCTGTACTACCTGACCAGCCACCTCAACATCGTGCGTCTCGATCAGCAGGATCGGACGGCACAGGTAGTCGGACGCCTTACCCGCTCCGATTCCGCCGCTTTCCCGTACGTGCTGGTTGATGCGCAGCAGCGTCGCCTTTTCGTGAGTGCCGCCGGAGGGGTATTCGATAAGAATGGTCAGCAGGTCGCCATGCTTTCTGACCCTTCCTAA
- a CDS encoding prolipoprotein diacylglyceryl transferase: protein MTYPVHLALGPLVLPVHLLLEVLAYTIGYRFYQHLRARTTDQISDEHRLWIFVGCAAGALLGSRVLGLLEHPELLLHPPGGWLYYFTNKTIVGGLLGGLVGVELTKKHLGVRTSSGDLMVFPVILGMCIGRLGCHFSGLEDGTFGTATSLPWAIDFGDGVPRHPTNLYEIGWLLLLGAALWLAERRRPLPDGWRFRFFMIGYLVFRLLVEFIKPTPAPSGWGLTAIQWACVAGLGYYGWLFGRKEYRPTKVTE, encoded by the coding sequence TTGACCTACCCCGTTCATCTCGCCCTCGGCCCGCTGGTATTGCCGGTGCATCTGCTGCTGGAAGTGCTGGCCTATACTATCGGTTACCGTTTCTATCAGCACCTGCGCGCCCGTACCACCGACCAAATTTCCGATGAGCACCGCCTCTGGATTTTTGTGGGCTGCGCGGCCGGGGCATTGCTAGGCTCCCGCGTGCTGGGGCTGCTGGAACACCCTGAATTACTGCTGCATCCGCCCGGTGGCTGGCTCTACTACTTCACCAACAAAACCATTGTGGGCGGCCTGCTGGGCGGCTTGGTAGGCGTGGAGCTGACCAAAAAGCACCTCGGCGTCAGAACCTCAAGCGGCGACCTGATGGTATTTCCCGTGATTCTGGGCATGTGCATCGGGCGGCTCGGCTGCCATTTCTCTGGCCTCGAAGACGGTACTTTCGGCACTGCCACCAGCCTGCCCTGGGCCATCGACTTCGGCGACGGGGTGCCGCGCCACCCCACCAACCTCTATGAAATCGGGTGGCTGCTTTTGCTGGGCGCGGCGCTGTGGCTCGCGGAACGCCGCCGCCCGCTGCCGGACGGATGGCGGTTTCGGTTTTTCATGATTGGCTACCTCGTGTTTCGGCTGCTAGTGGAGTTCATCAAGCCTACGCCCGCGCCCAGCGGCTGGGGGCTCACGGCCATTCAGTGGGCTTGTGTGGCGGGGCTGGGATATTATGGGTGGCTGTTCGGGCGGAAGGAATATCGGCCCACTAAAGTCACTGAGTAA
- a CDS encoding SDR family NAD(P)-dependent oxidoreductase, which translates to MKQHTRNSWLAAIGAGALLAAATLWSNRRGSYNLRGRVVLITGGSRGLGLILARQAVAEGAKVAICARDADELERARQDLAREGAAVMTLVRDLTNATEVRTLVTEVQQQLGPVDVLINNAGIISVGALDHMEVRDYEDSLKVHFWAPLHAMQAVLPDMRRRGEGRIVNIASVGGKVAVPHLVPYSAGKFALVGLSEGFRAELLQYGIQVTTVCPGLMRTGSPRNATLKGQHEKEYAWFSIADSLPAISMDAERAGCEIWNACRRGDAEVILGLPAKLLAAFHGLLPGTTADLLSWANRSLPGPADVVGNEKRFGYEAESDATRSWLTTLTRKAEVENNQL; encoded by the coding sequence ATGAAGCAACATACCCGAAACAGCTGGCTGGCTGCCATTGGAGCCGGTGCGCTCCTGGCGGCCGCCACCCTCTGGAGCAACCGCCGTGGCTCCTATAATCTCCGTGGCCGCGTTGTGCTTATTACTGGTGGCTCACGGGGCCTGGGCCTGATTCTGGCCCGGCAGGCCGTGGCGGAAGGCGCCAAAGTAGCCATTTGTGCCCGCGACGCCGACGAACTGGAGCGTGCCCGCCAGGATCTGGCCCGGGAGGGAGCCGCAGTAATGACGCTGGTCCGCGACCTGACCAATGCCACCGAAGTCCGGACGCTGGTAACGGAGGTGCAGCAGCAGCTGGGGCCGGTGGATGTGCTGATCAACAACGCCGGTATTATCAGCGTGGGTGCCCTCGACCATATGGAGGTGCGCGACTATGAAGATTCGTTGAAAGTGCACTTCTGGGCGCCGCTGCACGCCATGCAGGCCGTACTGCCCGATATGCGCCGCCGGGGCGAGGGCCGTATTGTGAATATTGCGTCGGTGGGCGGCAAGGTAGCGGTGCCGCATCTGGTGCCCTACAGTGCCGGCAAATTTGCGCTGGTGGGGCTTTCAGAAGGCTTTCGGGCCGAGTTGCTGCAGTACGGGATTCAGGTAACCACCGTGTGTCCGGGCCTGATGCGCACCGGCAGCCCCCGCAACGCCACGCTCAAGGGCCAGCACGAAAAAGAATATGCCTGGTTCAGCATTGCCGATTCGTTGCCCGCCATTTCGATGGATGCCGAGCGGGCGGGCTGCGAAATCTGGAATGCCTGCCGCCGTGGCGACGCCGAAGTGATTCTGGGCCTGCCCGCCAAGCTGCTCGCCGCTTTCCACGGCCTGCTGCCCGGCACCACCGCCGACCTGCTCAGCTGGGCCAACCGCTCTCTACCTGGCCCCGCCGATGTAGTAGGCAACGAAAAACGGTTTGGCTATGAGGCAGAATCAGATGCTACCCGGTCCTGGCTCACTACGCTCACCCGCAAAGCCGAGGTAGAGAATAATCAGTTGTGA
- a CDS encoding LLM class flavin-dependent oxidoreductase has protein sequence MPLDNSLHLSVLDQSPVPIGRTPREALQHTIELARLTDRLGFTRFWVSEHHNTNTLAGSAPEVLLARLGAETQRIRLGSGGVMLPHYSALKVAENFRLLETLYPGRIDLGIGRAPGTDRITAHALNPHNTFSDQDFADQLMDLRAYLRDEVVADTIHAKVKAAPFTDTTPEMWLLSSSGQSGLFAAHVGAAFSFAHFINPNGGPKMMQLYRERFQPSPELSAPQGNVAVFVVCADTAGHAQALADNLALQMLKLETGNYSPIDAVEKANVSSLSADLQHRLAYHHQRIVSGTPDKVQADLTALAASYDVNEMVAVTITHDFDDRLRSYELLADAFQLQNTSQAALVAVS, from the coding sequence ATGCCCTTAGATAATAGCCTGCACCTGAGTGTGCTCGACCAGTCGCCGGTGCCGATAGGACGCACCCCCCGCGAAGCCCTACAACATACGATTGAGCTGGCCCGCCTCACAGACCGTCTCGGCTTCACCCGCTTCTGGGTGTCGGAGCACCACAACACGAACACGCTGGCCGGCTCGGCCCCGGAAGTGCTACTAGCCCGCCTTGGCGCCGAAACACAACGTATCCGGCTGGGCTCGGGGGGTGTGATGCTGCCGCACTACTCGGCGCTGAAAGTGGCTGAGAACTTCCGCCTGCTCGAAACGCTCTACCCCGGCCGCATCGACCTGGGCATTGGCCGCGCCCCCGGCACCGACCGGATTACCGCGCACGCCCTCAACCCGCACAATACCTTCAGTGACCAGGATTTTGCCGACCAGCTTATGGACTTGCGCGCCTACCTGCGCGACGAAGTAGTTGCCGACACCATTCACGCCAAAGTAAAAGCGGCCCCTTTCACAGACACCACACCGGAAATGTGGCTGCTGAGCAGCAGCGGGCAAAGTGGCCTGTTTGCGGCTCACGTGGGCGCGGCATTTTCGTTTGCGCACTTCATCAACCCCAACGGCGGCCCCAAAATGATGCAGCTGTATCGGGAACGGTTCCAGCCCTCGCCGGAGCTGAGTGCACCGCAGGGCAACGTAGCCGTATTTGTGGTGTGCGCTGATACTGCCGGCCATGCACAGGCCCTAGCCGACAACCTTGCCCTGCAGATGCTGAAGCTGGAAACCGGTAACTACTCGCCGATTGATGCAGTAGAGAAGGCCAACGTTTCGTCGCTTTCCGCTGACCTGCAGCACCGTCTTGCCTACCATCACCAGCGTATCGTGAGCGGTACTCCTGATAAGGTGCAAGCTGACCTAACTGCCCTGGCTGCCAGCTACGACGTGAATGAGATGGTAGCCGTTACCATCACCCATGATTTCGACGACCGGCTTCGTTCCTATGAGCTGCTGGCCGATGCTTTCCAGTTGCAGAACACGTCCCAGGCTGCCTTGGTGGCAGTATCGTAA